One window of Camelina sativa cultivar DH55 chromosome 4, Cs, whole genome shotgun sequence genomic DNA carries:
- the LOC104783688 gene encoding uncharacterized protein LOC104783688, with protein MQSVCSDKRIVLLREIELLQLFGAAIFVDEQTSPLISIVQEGDEAVLELVLNTNIDVNEIDAEGNTVIQCSLKGSSVPHKQQTRIMQLLIAHGARVSQKNKLGLSAVHFAAANGNLSALEMLLSANPDLVHIKTVIKETPLFFAVKNNHLDCVELLLRFGASTEIHNLRKQRPIELTQSQDIRFLLNPTNISCFSKETELAQSQRAISIKADDEETLRFLAKSVPPWLIKFVKWLPGYLRDTSENWRGAGYPLSSLKGDFRAIFGQDIDHSSIGFPKLSDFIKSFPKLCEMKVVPIRKLGDATHWVMLPVKSKCSQLKGRPPEPLIINNNDSVASPNKPKALSVPPGFKFTQEAHDSRTFNEAPEPKPQAPEPQPQPQPQPPTLVSSNNNRSQIKHPVLETLTKIRNSTSVFFLREFDFYQSYETCLKEGMCFWCNKNMLLWANFPCRHKLWCSSCKQQVTQSTSGEKSLEEDHHRCVICDAKVERFVLSPPSESDQHRLSSGLPNNPELATSFLQFLSIRNSMNKMMIHRGI; from the exons ATGCAAAGTGTATGCAGTGACAAAAGAATTGTTTTGCTTAGAGAGATTGAGCTCCTTCAGCTCTTTGGTGCTGCAATTTTTGTGGATGAGCAAACCTCACCGCTTATCTCTATTGTACAG GAAGGGGATGAAGCTGTTCTTGAACTGGTTTTAAACACCAACATCGATGTTAACGAAATAGATGCAGAGGGTAATACTGTTATTCAATGCAGCCTGAAGGGATCGTCTGTGCCACATAAGCAGCAAACCAG AATCATGCAGCTACTTATTGCACACGGTGCCCGAGTTAGCCAAAAGAACAAGTTGGGTTTATCTGCAGTACATTTTGCTGCTGCAAATGGAAATTTATCTGCACTTGAG ATGCTATTATCGGCCAACCCTGACTTGGTTCACATCAAGACAGTTATCAAAGAGACGCCACTATTCTTTGCAGTGAAGAATAATCATCTTGACTGTGTTGAGTTGCTTCTTCGATTCGGAGCAAGTACAGAGATTCATAATCTACG AAAGCAGAGACCAATAGAGCTGACACAGTCACAAGATATACGTTTCCTCCTTAACCCAACAAATATCAGTTGCT TTAGCAAAGAAACGGAACTTGCACAGTCACAGCGTGCAATTTCAATAAAAGCAGATGACGAAGAAACTCTTAGATTCCTCGCAAAATCCGTGCCACCATGGCTCATAAAGTTTGTAAAATGGCTTCCAGGGTACCTCCGAGATACATCAGAGAACTGGAGAGGAGCTGGATATCCGCTCTCATCACTTAAAGGTGATTTCCGTGCTATTTTTGGCCAGGATATCGATCACAGCTCTATTGGTTTCCCCAAGCTCAGCGACTTCATCAAATCATTTCCAAAACTCTGTGAAATGAAAGTCGTCCCCATACGTAAACTTGGAGATGCAACACATTGGGTGATGTTACCTGTTAAGTCCAAGTGCTCTCAGCTCAAAGGAAGACCTCCTGAGCCACTCATTATCAACAATAATGACTCTGTTGCTTCTCCCAACAAACCAAAAGCCTTATCAGTTCCTCCAGGTTTTAAATTCACACAAGAAGCACATGACTCTAGAACCTTCAATGAAGCACCAGAACCGAAACCTCAAGCACCAgaacctcaacctcaacctcaacctcaacctccTACATTGGTTTCTTCTAACAACAACCGTTCTCAAATAAAACATCCGGTTCTGGAGACACTTACAAAGATCAGAAACAGCACTTCCGTATTCTTTCTTCGTGAGTTCGACTTTTATCAA AGTTATGAGACATGTTTAAAGGAAGGAATGTGTTTCTGGTGTAACAAGAATATGCTTCTATGGGCAAACTTCCCATGCCGACACAAACTTTGGTGCAGCTCTTGTAAACAACAGGTTACTCAATCTACTTCAGGAGAAAAGAGCCTTGAGGAAGACCATCATAGGTGTGTGATCTGTGATGCAAAAGTGGAACGTTTCGTCTTGTCTCCACCCTCTGAATCCGATCAGCATAGGCTTTCAAGTGGCCTCCCTAACAACCCTGAATTAGCCACTTCATTCCTTCAATTCCTCAGCATAAggaa TTCCATGAACAAGATGATGATACATCGGGGGATATAG
- the LOC104780123 gene encoding 60S ribosomal protein L34-3, with protein MVQRLVYLSRHSYATKSNQHRIVKTPGGKLTYQTTNKRASGPKCPVTGKRIQGIPHLRPAEYKRSRLSRNERTVNRAYGGVLSGVAVRERIVRAFLVEEQKIVKKVLKLQKAKEKTAPKN; from the exons ATGGTTCAACGCCTTGTTTACCTGTCGCGTCACTCTTACGCCACCAAGTCCAACCAGCACCGCATTGTCAAGACTCCTG GTGGGAAATTGACTTACCAGACAACGAACAAGAGAGCTAGTGGACCTAAGTGCCCTGTAACTGGCAAGAGGATCCAAGGA ATTCCACATTTGAGACCTGCTGAGTACAAAAGGTCGAGGTTGTCAAGGAACGAGAGGACAGTGAATCGTGCATATGGTGGCGTTCTATCTGGAGTAGCTGTTAGGGAGAG GATCGTCAGGGCCTTCTTGGTGGAAGAGCAGAAGATTGTGAAGAAGGTTTTGAAGCTTCAAAAGGCAAAGGAGAAAACTGCACcaaagaattag
- the LOC104780121 gene encoding uncharacterized protein LOC104780121 isoform X2 translates to MGHDYSYSQPDSSDLADKHSEDTAERELDALIRMDEAESRVYPPQPEVEHGFPKECYCGAQPILSNCYNRRFFTCPNVDDGEMHIHKWWDVAVVEELRDNDRRYEVMVEKVDYLTLFNEYESEINEKMVMLENVVNEIRNENRFRYITDLLVVCVMVIFACILFMSTY, encoded by the exons ATGGGACACGACTATAGCTACTCTCAGCCTGACTCATCCGATCTGGCTGATAAGCACTCAGAGGACACTGCGGAGAGAGAGCTAGATGCTTTGATTCGTATGGATGAAGCAGAGTCGAGGGTATACCCCCCTCAGCCTGAGGTGGAGCATGGATTCCCGAAGGAATGCTACTGTGGTGCGCAGCCTATTCTGTCGAACTGCTACAATAGAAG GTTCTTTACATGTCCAAATGTCGATGATGGAGAGATGCATATTCACAAGTGGTGGGATGTGGCTGTAGTGGAGGAGTTGAGGGACAATGATAGAAGATATGAAGTGATGGTTGAGAAGGTAGATTACTTAACTTTGTTCAATGAATATGAATCAGAGATCAATGAGAAGATGGTTATGTTAGAGAATGTAGTTAACGAGATACGTAATGAAAATAGGTTTAGATATATAACTGATTTGCTGGTTGTTTGTGTCATGGTTATTTTCGCATGTATTTTGTtcatgtctacttattaa
- the LOC104780121 gene encoding uncharacterized protein LOC104780121 isoform X1, which yields MGSSSNHYHYQADDNHYHYQADDSDNFEGYLENIYDVSHIIPEPNQPHDRIYIERNREEGHNNLWNDYFSDTPTYPEYLFRRRFRMHKPLFMRIVQRLSTEIEYFRQTQDATGRAGLSPIQKCTAAIRQLAYGTSSDSIDEYVRIGASTARKCLHEFTAGIIQVFGDEYLRRPTQEDLHRLLYQNEQRGFPGMIGSIDCMHWGWKNCPTAWKGMYSRSTGKPTIVLEAVASYDLWIWHAFFGAPGTMNDLNILDRSNVFDDIITGKAPEVHYVVNGREYNLPYYLTDGIYPNWATFIQSIRLPQGMKNSLFSKKQEAVRKDVERAFGVLQARFAVIKNPSRLWNKYKMANVIRSCIILHNMIVEDERHTYSYRNIVSEFQHGEHVDQTYTVGAPGVGSNISTTITRQTRLRDKQAHDQLKHDLIEHIWTNFGHLPNNED from the coding sequence ATGGGATCATCTTCAAATCATTATCACTATCAAGCCGATGATAATCATTATCACTACCAAGCAGATGACAGTGATAATTTTGAGGGctatttagaaaacatttatGATGTTTCGCACATTATTCCAGAACCAAACCAGCCACACGATAGGATTTATATCGAGCGAAAccgggaagaaggccacaataatctttggaatgattattttagtgacacTCCAACATATCCAGAATATTTATTCCGGCGACGGTTTCGCATGCACAAGCCATTGTTCATGCGAATTGTGCAACGTCTCTCTACCGAAATCGAATATTTCCGCCAAACCCAAGATGCAACTGGACGGGCTGGTCTTtcacctatacaaaaatgtactgcagcaattcgtcaATTGGCATATGGTACTTCTTCTGACAGTATTGACGAGTATGTACGAATTGGTGCTTCGACAGCTCGGAAATGTTTGCACGAGTTTACCGCCGGCATCATCCAAGTGTTTGGAGATGAATATCTAAGACGTCCTACACAGGAGGATCTACATAGACTACTCTATCAGAATGAACAgcgtggatttcccgggatgattGGTAGCattgattgtatgcattgggggtggaagaattgtcccacggCTTGGAAAGGCATGTATTCACGATCAACCGGAAAACCTACAATTGTGTTGGAAGCGGTAGCTTCGTATGACCTATGGATATGGCATgccttttttggagctccaggtactatgaacgatcttaatattcttgatcgttctaatgtttttgatgacataataACCGGTAAAGCTCCCGAAGTCCACTACGTTGTCAACGGAAGGGAGTACAATTTGCCGTACTATCTCaccgatggtatttatccaaattgggccacttttattcaatctatccgacttccacaaggtatgaaaaattctctcttttctaaaaaacaagaagctgttcggaaagatgttgagcgtgcctttggagtcttgcaagctagattcgccgttATTAAAAATCCGTCTCGCTTATGGAATAAATACAAAATGGCAAATGTTATAAgatcatgcataatactccataatatgattgtcgaagatgaacgacatacatacagttacagaaacattgtttctgaatttcaacacggagaaCATGTCGATCAAACATATACTGTTGGTGCTCCCGGTGTCGGTTCAAATATCAGCACTACGATTACTCGTCAAACAAGACTTCGGGATAAACAAGCCCATGACcaactaaaacatgatttgattgagcatatttggactaacttCGGACATCTTCCaaataatgaagattaa
- the LOC104780124 gene encoding transcription factor MYB30-like, translated as MVRPPCCDKGGVKKGPWTPEEDIILVTYIQEHGPGNWRAVPTNTGLLRCSKSCRLRWTNYLRPGIKRGNFTEHEEKMIVHLQALLGNRWAAIASYLPQRTDNDIKNYWNTHLKKKLNKVNQDSHQELDRSSLSSSPSSSSANSNLNISRGQWERRLQTDIHLAKKALSEALSPAVAPIVTSTVTTTSSAESRRSTSSASGFLRTQETSTTYASSTENIAKLLKGWVKNSPKTHNSADQITCSDSEVKVVIKSDGVKDCTGALQSFSEFDHSYQQARVSPDHETKPDITGCSNQSQWSLFEKWLFEDSGGQIGDILLDENTNFF; from the exons ATGGTGAGGCCTCCTTGTTGTGACAAAGGAGGAGTGAAGAAAGGGCCATGGACTCCTGAAGAAGATATCATTTTAGTTACTTACATCCAAGAACATGGTCCTGGTAACTGGAGAGCTGTTCCCACCAATACTG GGTTGCTTAGATGCAGCAAGAGTTGTAGACTTAGATGGACAAACTATTTAAGGCCAGGAATCAAAAGAGGCAACTTCACAGAACATGAAGAAAAGATGATTGTACATCTCCAAGCCCTCTTAGGAAATAg ATGGGCTGCAATTGCGTCATATCTTCCACAAAGGACAGACAATGACATTAAGAACTATTGGAACACtcatttgaagaagaaacttaaCAAAGTCAATCAAGATTCTCATCAAGAACTTGACCGTTCCTCACTATCATCTTCACCGTCCTCGTCTTCTGCTAATTCCAACTTAAACATCTCAAGAGGCCAATGGGAAAGGCGACTTCAAACGGACATCCATTTGGCGAAAAAGGCTCTCTCTGAGGCTTTATCTCCTGCCGTAGCACCAATCGTCACTTCTACAGTGACAACAACATCTTCTGCTGAATCAAGACGCTCTACTTCCTCAGCTTCCGGGTTTCTTAGGACGCAAGAAACATCTACCACTTATGCCTCGAGCACCGAGAACATAGCAAAATTGCTCAAAGGGTGGGTGAAAAACTCGCCGAAGACTCATAACTCCGCGGATCAAATAACATGTTCAGACTCTGAGGTAAAGGTAGTGATCAAGAGTGATGGTGTGAAAGACTGTACAGGAGCCTTACAGTCATTTTCTGAGTTTGATCACTCATATCAACAGGCTAGAGTTTCACCTGATCATGAGACCAAACCAGACATAACTGGATGCAGTAACCAAAGTCAATGGTCTTTGTTTGAGAAGTGGTTGTTTGAGGATTCTGGTGGACAGATTGGTGATATTCTATTGGATGAAAACACTAATTTCTTCTGA